Genomic segment of Candidatus Polarisedimenticolia bacterium:
AGCTCCTGCTCGCGCATCACGTTGTCGGTGACGTCGTCGATGGTGATGACCCGACCGCGAGGCAGGCCCACCGGATCCCGCAGCGCGGCCTGGGTGAGGTTCACCACCAGGCGGCGCCCGTCCCGCGTCCGCAGGGACGAGCGGTAGACCTTGATGCCGCCGTCCGGCAGGTCCTGGCCGTGCGCCGGGGCCGCCTCGTCCGTCGCCAGGGTGAACACGCCGGCCGGCATCACCTGGGACAGCGACTGACCCAGGATCTGATCGCGGCTGTCGCCGTAGAGCACCTCGAACCCGCGGTTCACGTTCACCACCCGGCCGCCCGAGTCCGTGACCAGGATGCCGACCCGGCTGCTCTCCAGGATGCTCTCGTTGAACTCGCGGAGCGCCTCCACCTCCCGCACCTTCTCGTTCACGGCGCTGTACAGCCTCGCCCCCTCGAAGGCGACGGCGGCGTGCCGGCAGAGGGAGATCAGGAGCTGCATGTCCTCGCTGGTCAGGGGCTCGCCGCCGCGCGGCGTGCCCACTCCCAGGATCGCCACGACCTCCCCCTCGACCGTCATCGGCAGCAGGTACTCGAGCCCGAGCGAGTCGATCAGGAAGGCGCCGGTCGAGGTCTCGGGCGCTCCCGGATGGTCGCGCAGGGAGAGGTAGTCGACCTGCCGCAGGATCCCCACCAGAGGATCGTCCAGGTCGATCGCCCGCGACGGCGGATCGGTGATCAGGCGCCGTCCCTGCGCCTCGCGCACGAAGACGCGCGCCACCTCGAGGTTGAACGTCCGTTCCACGCGCCCCAGGAACTTGCCGAGCAGCGCCGGAAGGCTGAGCTCGCGATTCAGCGCCTCGCTGAACTCGTTCAACGTCCGGCGGTAGTCGTAGCGCTCGCGGTAGAAGAACTGATCGACGACGCTCTTCAGCCGTCGGTGGATCCGCGGATAGAAAATCGCCATCAGGAAGGTCGCGAGGATCAGGGCGAGGTTGAGCCCGCGCGGCGTGATCCCCCCGGCGGCCCGGTCCATGACGACGTAGCATGCGGCATAGGTTGCGCCCGCGGTGAGCAGCAATCCGATGGCCACGATGCCGCGCTTCAGGAAGATGTCGAGATCGAGGAGCCGGTAGCGGACGATGGCCGCGGCGAACGCCAGGGGGATGACCGCCATCGGCAGGAGCGAGAGCTCGCTCCAGCCGCCGATGCGGATGTTGAGGGAGTGCGGCACCATGTAGAACAGCGCGGCCGGCAGGAAGCCGACCAGGCTCCCCCAGGCCATCCACTTGAGCTGCCAGCGCGTCTGCAGCCGGGCGGCCGACATGTAGGCGCGGACCGCCTTGACGATGCCGATGATGACGAAGACCGCGATGTAGACCTCCTCCAGGCGCTCCATCAGCCGGATCACGGTCAGCGGATCGGAGAAGTGGTACACCTGCTTGAACGGAATCAGGTAGAGGTGGTAGGCGAACAGCAGGATCGCCGGGACGTAGAACGCCGCCCGGCGAAGACGCCGCCGGTGCGCGCCGCCGTCCTCGTCCGCGAGCGCCCAGTTGATGTGCAGGAACAGGGCCGGGGCGAGGAGCCAGCCGGCCAGGTCGCCCCAGTAGCCCGACCAGTCGAGCCAGCCGCCCTGCCCGGTGCTCTTGAGGACCAGGACGAGGAACATCGCCTGGCAGAGGACCGCGAACGGGACCGCAGCGCGCGCCCGGGTGGCGCGCATCCAGACGACCACTCCGACGCCGAGGAAGGTGAGCCCGACGAGCGCCAGGTAGTAGTAGACCGGGGTGCCGCCGCCGACCCAGTTCGGCCGGACCATGAAGGCCGCCTCTTCGCGGTCGCGCTCGACGCCGTAAGCGAGCGTCAATCCTCTGGGGACCGCGAGGGGCGCCTCTTCGGCGTCGGCGGCCGCCGCGATCGTCCGGCCATCGATCGACAGCAGCCGGTCGCCGGGACGCAGGCCCCCCTTCCAGGCGGGCGATCGCGGGATCACGGCATCGGCGAGGACGCCCCGGGACGAGTCGACCCATTCGACCCCCGTTTCGGGGGCCACCTGGGTGACCTGGTTGTAGAAGTAGAGGGCGCCCCAGGAAAGGAGCAACGCTGAAATCGCGACGGCCAGGGCCTTCCGCATGCTAGGAGCCTGTCAGAAAGAAATGTCCACGCCGCCGGTGACGCGCGACGTGGCGCCGGAGTCGGGCAGGTCGGGGTCGTCCAGGGAGTCGTACTGCAGTCCCTGGTAGGCCATCAGGACCCTCCAGCGGGAGTTCGCGATGGCCACCCAGGGGAGGTCCTGATAAACGGCCAGGTCCAGGCGGCGGTAGTCGAGCGCACCGTCTCCCGCCTGGATCGCCGGCTGCATGGCGCCCGTCACTCTCCTGTAGTCGATGCGCAGCTCCGTGTCGGTCGGCCGGAACTGCGCCCTGAGCG
This window contains:
- a CDS encoding ATP-binding protein translates to MRKALAVAISALLLSWGALYFYNQVTQVAPETGVEWVDSSRGVLADAVIPRSPAWKGGLRPGDRLLSIDGRTIAAAADAEEAPLAVPRGLTLAYGVERDREEAAFMVRPNWVGGGTPVYYYLALVGLTFLGVGVVVWMRATRARAAVPFAVLCQAMFLVLVLKSTGQGGWLDWSGYWGDLAGWLLAPALFLHINWALADEDGGAHRRRLRRAAFYVPAILLFAYHLYLIPFKQVYHFSDPLTVIRLMERLEEVYIAVFVIIGIVKAVRAYMSAARLQTRWQLKWMAWGSLVGFLPAALFYMVPHSLNIRIGGWSELSLLPMAVIPLAFAAAIVRYRLLDLDIFLKRGIVAIGLLLTAGATYAACYVVMDRAAGGITPRGLNLALILATFLMAIFYPRIHRRLKSVVDQFFYRERYDYRRTLNEFSEALNRELSLPALLGKFLGRVERTFNLEVARVFVREAQGRRLITDPPSRAIDLDDPLVGILRQVDYLSLRDHPGAPETSTGAFLIDSLGLEYLLPMTVEGEVVAILGVGTPRGGEPLTSEDMQLLISLCRHAAVAFEGARLYSAVNEKVREVEALREFNESILESSRVGILVTDSGGRVVNVNRGFEVLYGDSRDQILGQSLSQVMPAGVFTLATDEAAPAHGQDLPDGGIKVYRSSLRTRDGRRLVVNLTQAALRDPVGLPRGRVITIDDVTDNVMREQELQRREHLASIGLLASGIAHEVNTPLTGISSYTQILLGQRATDDPEYGILKKIEQQAFRAAAIASSLLNFSRQRDGDYQTLDITDMVAETLDLFQAHLRGRRIDLVRLTGRQNLRANGNRGRLQQVLMNLLLNAVDAMPGGGTLTVAARGENGRVQIEVADTGCGIAPEHLDRIYDPFFTTKARGQGTGLGLSVSYGIVKEHAGTLSVESAPGEGSRFLISLPAIDVRRVSA